The Thermotoga caldifontis AZM44c09 genomic interval AGGCACAGAGAAAGCCCGAGTGGAACGATTCTCAAAAGAGATCACGTGTTTCTTTCAAACGAGTGTTCTCCATCGTTCTGTGGCTTTCCTTCGGTCATTTTTCCGCTGTTTACACCTGGAGTCTCATGTTCAATTGGCTCTCCACTTTCCTTGTTCGTGAGATCCAGCTGGGTTACAGTTTCATAGCCCTTGTACTTGGAATCATGGCTGTTGTATCGAGCATACTGGAGGTTTTCGTTGGGTTGTGGTCTGACCGGGTGAGAGGAATGCGTGGAAGGTTAATTCCCCTGTATGCCGGTCTGTTTCCGTCGGCTTTTCTTTTAATACTTTCCACTCTCTCAACCAATCCTCTTCTGACATCCATTCTGATGGGGCTTTCCATCCTCTTCTGGAGGCTTTCAACACCTTCTTTCTGGGCGATATTTGGAGATCTCATTCCGCAGGAACACTTCGAAAAAGCGAGCAGTATCTACGTGGGAGCTGTTCTTCTTTCTGGTATCGCTTCTTCTATTGTGAATGGTTACATAGTCTCGTTGGCAAGTTCGATGAAGTACGCCATACTCCTTTCGGCTTCCATACTGATTCTTTCTCCGATCTTTTTCACGGTAGCGGGAAAAGTTGGTACGAGAACTTTAGAAGCATGAATTCATCGATGGGAGGTGTTACCATGCAGGTTCCAAGAATCACCCTGAACAACGGTGTAGAAATGCCCATTCTGGGATACGGAGTTTTCCAGATACCACCAGAGCAGACTGAGGAATGTGTCTATGAGGCTATAAAGGTGGGATACAGACTCATAGACACAGCAGCAGCGTACATGAACGAAGAGGGAGTGGGAAGAGCGATAAAACGCGCGATTGACGAAGGAATTGTCAAAAGGGAGGAGCTCTTCGTCACGACCAAACTGTGGGTGTCGGATGCCGGTTACGAATCCGCAAAGAGGGCCTTTGAAAAGTCCTTGAAGAAACTGCAACTCGAATACATAGATCTCTATCTCATTCATCAACCTTTTGGGGATGTACACTGTGCCTGGAGAGCTATGGAGGAGCTGTACAAAGATGGATTGGTAAGAGCCATAGGTGTGAGCAATTTCTATCCCGATCGGTTGATGGATCTGATGGTTCATCGCGAGATAGTTCCGGCGGTGAACCAGATCGAGATACATCCGTTTTATCAGAGGCAAGAGGAAGTCGAATTCATGAGAAATTACAACATCCAGCCTGAAGCCTGGGGTCCTTTCGCTGAGGGAAGAAAAAACATTTTCCAGAACGAAGTGCTCAGATCGATCGCGGAAAAGTACGGCAAAACGGTTGCACAGGTCATTCTGCGATGGCTCACTCAGAAAGGAATCGTTGCCATTCCCAAAACTGTGAGGAAAGAGAGGATGGTGGAAAACATCAGTATCTTCGATTTCGAACTGACGCAGGAAGACATGGAAAGGATCGCAACGCTCGATGAAAGACAGAGCGCATTCTTCTCCCACAGGGATCCGGAGGTCGTCAAATGGATCTGTTCACGGAAAATATAGTTTTCTGGGGGTGGTAGAAACGAGAAATATTTCGATGATCGTGTTGACCCTTCTGGTGTGGACTCTGGGCTTTGGAAGTAATAATGCGGTATCAGAAGTAATGAATATAAAGATTCCTCAGGAATTGAAAGAGATTCCAAACGAATACTTCAGACCATCATCTCAACCAGGAACATTGGTGGAATTATATTATGACACCTATGAATCTTTCTCCTACTCCGAAAGATCAAAGACCCTTAAAAAACGTGCAATCGTATATCTTCCTTATGGCTATGATAAAAACCGAAAATACGATGTCTTTTATCTGATGCACGGTGGTTGGGGAGATGAAACCACCATGCTCGGCACTCCAGATAGACCCTCTCCGCTTAAGAATGTCATTGACAATGCAATTGCTGCAGGAGAGATAAAGCCGCTAATAATAGTGTGTCCGACTTATAACAACACGAACGAGAATGGACTGGATTCTGCCAGCTTTTCTCTGGCAATGCAACTGACAAGGAACTACCATAATGAATTGGTGAACGATTTGATCCCTGCAGTGGAAGGGACCTACAGCACTTATGCTGCAAGCACGTCAAGAGAGGACCTAACTGCTTCCCGTGACCATCGTGGATTCGGAGGGTTTTCCATGGGTGCGGTTGCAACCTGGCGAACATTCCAATACGCCCTTGATTACTTTCGCTATTTCCTGCCGATGAGCTGCGGTACCACTCTGGATGATGAGGGGATCTTTGCCGCAGCTCGCGGACATGATCTGAATGATTATTTTGTCTTCATTATTACAGGAACAAATGACTTTGCGTACAGCTACGATAAAGCCAGAGTGGAGCTTATGAAAAGGTCCCCTTATTTTATCAATATCGATGAAAGACATGACGGTAATTTTGCGTTTCGTGTTAAGGAGGGATATTCTCATGATACGAGGGCTACGATGGAGTATATCTACAATGGGTTGAAAACATTTTGGGGTGTTCAAAATAATATCAATTTGTCGGGGGCTAAGACGAATTTGCAGAAGAGCCAATCTCAAAAGGATTTCACTGTAAATACGAGGTAATTAAATATCCAGCTTTTAAGGATTTTGGTAGACTTCTTTTTCCAACAAACAAAAATTACTACAGTGGAGATACTCTTGGAGAACTTTCCCTCACGTGGTATAGCAATATCAATCCAAGCAAAACGGTAGAAATTGTTAATTATCTTAAAAGACGAGCTGATGCAGGGGAAACTATTTTCTATGATATCTACTCCGATGAAGAAAAATTAAAGGATCCAAGCAAAAAAGACACAGGGTTGTTTTTCTTTCGTGGTAATGACGGTGCAAAGACAGCTATTATTGTTGCGGGTGGAGGATTTGTATATGTCGGAGCAATGCAAGACAGTTTTCCACACGCTCTTGAACTCAGCAAAAGAGGATACAACGCTTTTGCTTTAATTTATCGTCCAGATCCTCAGGCTGCTTGTGAAGATCTTGCAAGAGCAATTGCGTTTCTACATGAGAACGTTGATGAACTTGGAATAGACATGCAGGATTATTCATTGTGGGGTGGCTCTGCTGGAGCCCGTGTTGTAGCGTGGGTCGGAAGCTATGGTACTGAGAGTTTTGGAGAAAAGAGATATCCACGTCCGGCAGCTGTAATAATGCAATATACTGCTTTGACAGATGTTACTGGGAAAGAACCACCAACATTCGCAGTTGTAGGAACGAACGATCCAATCGTACCTTACAGGGTTATGATGGACAGGATCAAAAGGATTAAGGAAAATGGAACTGATGCAGAAATAATTGTTTTTCCTGGGCTTTCACATGGCTTTGGGCTTGGAGAAGGTACCATCGCAGAAGGATGGATTGATAAAGCAACAGAATTCTGGTTGAAACACCTGAAAAATCACTAAGAGGAGGTACAACCGTGGTAGATAATATCATTGAAAGGGGTTCTAAAGGTTCGAGCGACTTCTTCACGGGTAACGTCTGGGTGAAGATGTTAGTCACAGACGAAAACAAGGTATTCGACACACAGGTATACAACGTGGTGTTCGAGCCGGGAGCGAGAACACACTGGCACAGCCATCCGGGAGGGCAGATCCTGATCGTAACCCGGGGAAGAGGCTTTTACCAGGAAAGAGGAAAACCCCCGAGAATGTTGAAAAAAGGTGATGTGGTGGAGATACCACCGAACATAGTTCACTGGCATGGCGCAGCACCCAATGAAGAACTCGTACATATAGGTATCAGTACACAGGTTCATCTCGGCCCTGCGGAGTGGTTCGGACCTGTCACAGAAGAAGAGTACCGGAAGGCCACGGAAGGAAAGTAACGAGTTCCTCCGTTTCATTCGCTCAGAATCTTCTCAAGCTCCGGATCAACTGTTCTGCATCCGCTCTGCGTTTTTTGTACGAAGGACATCTTTTCCAGAGTCTCGAGGAGCGAATACAAACGTGAACCACTGACGAAATCACCATTTGCGTGAGAAACATTTTTCAAACTGTGCCCTCATAGTATGGAATAAACATTTCATCTCTTGCTTTCCTTCTCGAGCTGATTCACCCCAAACAGAGCAAGGTATCGTCACAATCACTCGCTGCACGATGAAATCGATCACACATACATGATGCACCTTACCTTTCTGTCGTCCAGCTGGACCAACTCTTCGAACTGCGCACACTCCTTCTTCGCGTAGGGGCATCGCGGCATGAACGGACAACCTGGAGGAGGATCGATGAGACTTGGAGGTTCACCGGTGTTGTTCAGTTTGAAATTCAACCTTTTCGGATCCGGGGCGGCCAGCTTCAACAGTTTCGTGTACGGATGGAGCGGTTCGTCCACGAGACTTCGTGCGGGACCTTCTTCAACGATCAAACCCGCGTACATGACGCAGATCCTGTCCGAAACGTACTTCGCCGCCGCGAGATCGTGCGTGACGTGGATCATCGAAACGGAGTGGTCCTCTTTCAGTTTCAGGAGCAAGTTAAGTACGCCCGCCTTTATGGAAACGTCCAGCATGGAGGTGGGCTCGTCCGCCAGCAAAACCTTCGGTCTCGGCAGGATCGCTCTGGCTATCACGATTCGCTGTTTCTGTCCACCCGAAAGTTCGTGTGGAAATTTCTGGAGCGTGTCGATCGGCAACTCGACCTCTTCGAGCGTCTTTTCGATGAGGTTTCTGTCCAGCTTGAAGATCTTGACGGGCCGTTCGAGGATGCTCTTTATCCTCTTGGTTGGATTGAGTGCGGAGAACGGATCTTGAAAGATCATCTGAACGTTCCGTCTGTATTCGAGTTCTTCTTTCCTGCTGAGCTTCTTTTCCACCCTCTTTCCGAGCAGGAAGATCTCGCCCTCGTCCTGAAGGTGGATCCTCGCGAGCACGCGCAGCAGCGTGGTCTTCCCACAACCGCTCTCACCGACGATGGAGAGTATCTCTTTCTCTCTCAGTTCGACGTCGACCCCTCTGAGAGCTTTGAGCTTCAGAACCGTGAACCCGCGCCTGATGTCGAAACTTTTCTTCAGACCCTTCGCGATCAGTACAGATGACAAGCCACCCACCTGCCTGGCTTAACCTCTTTCAAACCGGGATGCTCGAGTCTGCACACGTCCATCCTCGATCGGCACCTTTCGTAGAAAGAACAACCCGCGATGGACTGGGACAGGTCGGGGAGTCTACCTGGAATGCTCTTGTACTCCTTCAACTCGCCGTAGATGCTCGGCAGAGATTCGATCAACCCGACGGTGTACGGATGCAGCGGTTCTTCGTAGACTTCTCTCGTGGGGCCGTACTCGACGATCTCACCGGCGTACATGATCGCCAGATGTTTCGTGATCTCGAAGAGCAGAGATATGTCGTGGGTAACGAATATGGCTGAAAATCTCTTCTGAAGCTGAAGTTCGAAAATCTTCTCGATGATCGACCGCTGGACCACCACGTCGAGGGCGGTCGTTGGTTCGTCGAAGATCACGAGTTTCGGTGAGAGAAGCAGAGACATGGCGATCACGACACGCTGTCTCATGCCCCCAGACAGCTGGTGTGGATAACTTTTGACGCGCTCTGGGGGGATTCCAACCAGCTGGAGCATGTCCACGATGAGCTGGAGCGCCTCTTGTTTGGTCATGCTCCTGTGCCTGAGGATGACGTCCATCATCTGGTCTCTGATGTTCAGAACGGGATTGAGCGAGTTCATAGAACTCTGCGGCACGTAGGAGAACTGCTTCCACCTCAGCCGGTCCAGCTCCTCCTTGGACAGCTGGTAGAGATCGACCCCGTCGAAGATCACCTTCCCCGATTCCACGAAACCTGGACTCTTGAGGAGCCTCAGGATGGCCATCACGAGCGTCGTCTTGCCGCAACCCGATTCGCCGGCTATGCCGAGGAAATCTTCCTTTCCAACGTTCAAGCTCACGTTCCGTACCGCCCAGACCTTTTTCTTTTTGAACATATAACCCGCGTTCAGATTCTGAACCTGCAGCACGTCCATCACCTTCAACGTTTCCTCAACCTCGGATTGGTGAGTTCATCGACCCCGAAGTTCAAAAGAGCGAAGGCCGCAGCGAGCGTCATGATCGAAAGGCCCGGCGCCAGCACCCACGCCCACATGCCGTTCAAAAGTGCGTTCGCACTCTGGGCCCAGTACAGCATGGTGCCCCAGCTTATCTTGCTCACATCTCCAAGTCCCAGGAACGACAGCGAAGCTTCACCGATGATCGCGTACAGAACCGCGCTGAAGAAGTTCGAAGCCACGAGGGACAGCATGTTGGGAAGAATTTCAAAGAATACTATCCTGAGGTTCCTCTCGCCGGTGACCTTCGCCGCGATGACGAAATCTCTGTTCTTCAAGGACAGAACCTGGGCCCTCATCACGCGGGCACCACTTCCCCAACTCGTGATCGCGATGACCAGTATCACGGTCCAGAAACTCCGAACCCTCATGTACGCAGATATCACGATCATGAGCGGTATACCCGGTATCACGAGAAAAACGTCCGTTAGGGTGGACAGGATTCTGTCGACCAAGCCTCCGTAGTAACCTGCCACGAATCCTATCGTGGTCGAAATGAGGGTCATCAGAAGGCCCGTCATCACGCCTATGAAGAGAGAAAGCCTTGTGCCGTAGATCAGCTGTGAGAAGATGTCCCTGCCGAGCCTGTCCGTACCGAGCAGAAACCGCATCGACGGCCTTTCATAAGGCACCGAAACCATCTCGTCAGGTTCGTACGGCGCAAGAAACGGGGCGAAGATCGCAACCATAACGAAGAAAATGACTATTCCAGCTCCGATCAGCACCTTCTTCGGCATGCTCGATCAACCTCTCACGCGTGGGTCCAGAAAAACGTAGATGAAGTCCATCAAAAGGTTCGCTCCGAGCACCGACAGGGTGATGAAGAAGAATATCGCTTGAATCAGCGGGAAATCCTGTGTGATGGCGGCCCTGTAGAGTTGATAACCAACTCCCGGATAAGAAAAGACGATTTCTGTTAAGAGGGCACCGCTCACCACGAAACCGAGAGATATACCGAAAGCCGTGATGCTTGGAAGCAGAGCGTTCCTCATCACGTAGTTCTTCAAGATCTCTTCTTCCGAAAGCCCCTTCGCCTCAGCCAGCACGATGTAATCTTCCGCGAGCACCGAGACGACGTTGTTCCTCATCGTCAAGATCCATGAACCGAGTGAAGCGAAGATCAGAGTGATCGAGGGCAGTACGGCGTGGTAGATCACGTTCAAGGCCAGCCTCCAGCCGGTCAGAAATTCCTTGGTGGTGTGGGCTCCCGAAAGAGGAAACCATTTGAGAACGAAACCGAAAACGTACAAAATCATCATCGCGAGCCAAAAGTAAGGAAAGGCTCGGATCACCAATGCCATCGTGGTTAAAATCAGACCGGAAGGTTTGTCCCTGTTCCAACCTGCGTAAACCCCCAGCCAGGTGCCCAGCACGAAACTGATAAGAGTGCTCAGTCCCACCAGACCTATCGTCCAGGGCATAGACATGGCGAGGATGTTTTTGACGGGAACCGGATAGTAAAGAAACGAGATACCGAAGTTACCACTGAAACTGTTCTTTATGTATTCCAGATACTGCACCAGCAAGGGTTTGTTCGTCTCCAGACCCAGTGCGATCCTCAAGGCCTCGACTGCGCTCTCGCTGACCTCCGCACCGAAACGCATCAGTATCCTTTCGGCAGGATCGCCAGGCATCAGCCTGGGAATCAGAAAGTTGAGCGTGAGGGCTGTCCAGAGTGCGATCAGAAAAAAGAGAATTCTCTGGGCTATATACTTCAAACCGAACGCACCTCCGAAAGGGCCGGGGGAAACCCCCGGCCACATCGTTGTTCATTTCGGCTGCAGGTGCATGACTAAGTAGATCTTGTCCATACCGGTGATTCTGGGTTCAACGTACGGGTTCTGCTCGTTGGGCCAGTTCGTGAAGTTCTTCGTTGAATATATGAACCACACCGGATTGTAGTAAAGCGGTATGGCCGGCAAATTCTCGAGCACGATCTTCTGAAGCTCAGACATGATCGACTTGAGCTCGTTCAGATCGGCAGTCTGCGAGAGTTTGTCGAGCAGTTCATCGGTTCTTTTGTCTATCCATCCACCCCTGTTGCTGCCGGTGTAAGCGTTTCTGGAGTGCAAGTAATTTATGTACGCCGTGTACGGGTTCGCACCGTAGTTCACCCAGCTGATCGCCACGTCGTAGTTCTTTTCCCTTATCATGGACAAATAGACTCC includes:
- a CDS encoding alpha/beta hydrolase, with translation MFFFRGNDGAKTAIIVAGGGFVYVGAMQDSFPHALELSKRGYNAFALIYRPDPQAACEDLARAIAFLHENVDELGIDMQDYSLWGGSAGARVVAWVGSYGTESFGEKRYPRPAAVIMQYTALTDVTGKEPPTFAVVGTNDPIVPYRVMMDRIKRIKENGTDAEIIVFPGLSHGFGLGEGTIAEGWIDKATEFWLKHLKNH
- a CDS encoding alpha/beta hydrolase is translated as MKDRAHSSPTGIRRSSNGSVHGKYSFLGVVETRNISMIVLTLLVWTLGFGSNNAVSEVMNIKIPQELKEIPNEYFRPSSQPGTLVELYYDTYESFSYSERSKTLKKRAIVYLPYGYDKNRKYDVFYLMHGGWGDETTMLGTPDRPSPLKNVIDNAIAAGEIKPLIIVCPTYNNTNENGLDSASFSLAMQLTRNYHNELVNDLIPAVEGTYSTYAASTSREDLTASRDHRGFGGFSMGAVATWRTFQYALDYFRYFLPMSCGTTLDDEGIFAAARGHDLNDYFVFIITGTNDFAYSYDKARVELMKRSPYFINIDERHDGNFAFRVKEGYSHDTRATMEYIYNGLKTFWGVQNNINLSGAKTNLQKSQSQKDFTVNTR
- a CDS encoding ABC transporter ATP-binding protein, encoding MDVLQVQNLNAGYMFKKKKVWAVRNVSLNVGKEDFLGIAGESGCGKTTLVMAILRLLKSPGFVESGKVIFDGVDLYQLSKEELDRLRWKQFSYVPQSSMNSLNPVLNIRDQMMDVILRHRSMTKQEALQLIVDMLQLVGIPPERVKSYPHQLSGGMRQRVVIAMSLLLSPKLVIFDEPTTALDVVVQRSIIEKIFELQLQKRFSAIFVTHDISLLFEITKHLAIMYAGEIVEYGPTREVYEEPLHPYTVGLIESLPSIYGELKEYKSIPGRLPDLSQSIAGCSFYERCRSRMDVCRLEHPGLKEVKPGRWVACHLY
- a CDS encoding ABC transporter permease, coding for MKYIAQRILFFLIALWTALTLNFLIPRLMPGDPAERILMRFGAEVSESAVEALRIALGLETNKPLLVQYLEYIKNSFSGNFGISFLYYPVPVKNILAMSMPWTIGLVGLSTLISFVLGTWLGVYAGWNRDKPSGLILTTMALVIRAFPYFWLAMMILYVFGFVLKWFPLSGAHTTKEFLTGWRLALNVIYHAVLPSITLIFASLGSWILTMRNNVVSVLAEDYIVLAEAKGLSEEEILKNYVMRNALLPSITAFGISLGFVVSGALLTEIVFSYPGVGYQLYRAAITQDFPLIQAIFFFITLSVLGANLLMDFIYVFLDPRVRG
- a CDS encoding cupin domain-containing protein; this translates as MVDNIIERGSKGSSDFFTGNVWVKMLVTDENKVFDTQVYNVVFEPGARTHWHSHPGGQILIVTRGRGFYQERGKPPRMLKKGDVVEIPPNIVHWHGAAPNEELVHIGISTQVHLGPAEWFGPVTEEEYRKATEGK
- a CDS encoding aldo/keto reductase; translated protein: MQVPRITLNNGVEMPILGYGVFQIPPEQTEECVYEAIKVGYRLIDTAAAYMNEEGVGRAIKRAIDEGIVKREELFVTTKLWVSDAGYESAKRAFEKSLKKLQLEYIDLYLIHQPFGDVHCAWRAMEELYKDGLVRAIGVSNFYPDRLMDLMVHREIVPAVNQIEIHPFYQRQEEVEFMRNYNIQPEAWGPFAEGRKNIFQNEVLRSIAEKYGKTVAQVILRWLTQKGIVAIPKTVRKERMVENISIFDFELTQEDMERIATLDERQSAFFSHRDPEVVKWICSRKI
- a CDS encoding ABC transporter ATP-binding protein, with protein sequence MGGLSSVLIAKGLKKSFDIRRGFTVLKLKALRGVDVELREKEILSIVGESGCGKTTLLRVLARIHLQDEGEIFLLGKRVEKKLSRKEELEYRRNVQMIFQDPFSALNPTKRIKSILERPVKIFKLDRNLIEKTLEEVELPIDTLQKFPHELSGGQKQRIVIARAILPRPKVLLADEPTSMLDVSIKAGVLNLLLKLKEDHSVSMIHVTHDLAAAKYVSDRICVMYAGLIVEEGPARSLVDEPLHPYTKLLKLAAPDPKRLNFKLNNTGEPPSLIDPPPGCPFMPRCPYAKKECAQFEELVQLDDRKVRCIMYV
- a CDS encoding ABC transporter permease; translated protein: MPKKVLIGAGIVIFFVMVAIFAPFLAPYEPDEMVSVPYERPSMRFLLGTDRLGRDIFSQLIYGTRLSLFIGVMTGLLMTLISTTIGFVAGYYGGLVDRILSTLTDVFLVIPGIPLMIVISAYMRVRSFWTVILVIAITSWGSGARVMRAQVLSLKNRDFVIAAKVTGERNLRIVFFEILPNMLSLVASNFFSAVLYAIIGEASLSFLGLGDVSKISWGTMLYWAQSANALLNGMWAWVLAPGLSIMTLAAAFALLNFGVDELTNPRLRKR
- a CDS encoding MFS transporter, with the translated sequence MKRMGILLGICLGLTSFSILQGSVFGAVLPSIVEEFGVDWSIMGAAMSVWTVISALSPMFFGRFVHRLYPMNSMALVMIMLSVPTILVAFVKDFFSLNVVKSVGSLAVPFSYPLAAKVVGMYVDSRKRGIATAIYNTGSMIGLALGYAVVAFAGGYWKRSMIAGGFLGVIYVPVAYILWKRSLESKAQRKPEWNDSQKRSRVSFKRVFSIVLWLSFGHFSAVYTWSLMFNWLSTFLVREIQLGYSFIALVLGIMAVVSSILEVFVGLWSDRVRGMRGRLIPLYAGLFPSAFLLILSTLSTNPLLTSILMGLSILFWRLSTPSFWAIFGDLIPQEHFEKASSIYVGAVLLSGIASSIVNGYIVSLASSMKYAILLSASILILSPIFFTVAGKVGTRTLEA